Below is a genomic region from Kribbella qitaiheensis.
GAGCCCCGGTCCGCCACCACCTACCTCCGCGAACAAGTCCGCCTACTGGCTGACACCCAGAAGCACTAGGCGAGGCGCAGGGTGATGAACGGAATGGTGTCCCCCGGCAACACATAACGCTCGACCTCGACAAACCCGTGGGCCAACGCGAAAGCCAGTCCCTCCACATTGGAAGCCAGGATGATCGTCTCGACAGCGGAGGCGCCGAGGTCCCGCGCGCGAGCCAACCCGCGCCGGTAGAGCGCCTCGCCGAACCCCTGCCGCCGGTACGCCGGAAGAATTCGCGCGATCACCGTAGCCGCAGAGCCATCAGAAGACGGCGGCCGGACGGTCGAGCAGCCAGCCAGTACGTCGCCGTCGTACGCGACCTCCAGCACGTTCCGTCCCACCCGCTCCCGGACATCGTCCAACGACAAC
It encodes:
- a CDS encoding GNAT family N-acetyltransferase produces the protein MPYYRDTNKGIAANAQYVIDEVLADFGSVPVPRLRIERVDSEALMLDWQLVHNEIIPTDPLSLDDVRERVGRNVLEVAYDGDVLAGCSTVRPPSSDGSAATVIARILPAYRRQGFGEALYRRGLARARDLGASAVETIILASNVEGLAFALAHGFVEVERYVLPGDTIPFITLRLA